CGTAGGCGACGACGCCTCCATCGCTGCAGCGCCACAACTCGCGCATCGCGCTCTCGTCATCGCGGCTGAAGTTCATCACCGTCACGCGGGCGGCAACCGCGGCATCGACCTCGGCGAGCGTGCGAATGAAACTCGGGAAGAAGGACGGTTCGGTGCTCGCGGTCTTGATTAGGAGGCCGGCACCGGCGAGCAGCGCGGCGCATATCTCGTGGATCCCGGCCCCCGGCACGTTGCCCGCCATGATGAATCCGAGGAGCCGATCGGTGCGTGGAAGCCGCGGCGCGAGCGAAGCGAGCGAGTCGCGCGTCGCGGGAGCGAACAGGGCGTCGAGCGATTCTTCCAGCGAGGGGGACGTGATGCCGGTGGCGGCCGCGAGTTGGGATACCGCTTCGCAGCGGTGCGGGTATGCGGGATTGCGCCAGCGCTCCACCGTACTGGCGAGAGCGGCCGCGACGTGCGCCGAAGAACAGGATGCGGCGCTTCGCACGCGCGAGGCGGAAAGCGCTATTTCGGCGGGGCTCTTGTGGGTCTTGTCGGACGTTGCAGCGGCGAGTTCCTGCTCCTCAATGGGGCAAGGGTCCGCGAGCTGATGCGGCGAACCAGTCGTTTTTAGCGCACGATTCATTGTCGCTTGCGTTGCCCGCATCCTGGACCGGTCAATTGTCCCTTGTTGCGGAAAATTGCTCGATCCCGAGCGCGCAACCGCGCGCTTCGCTGTCCTCGGCGCGGCCGAGCACTCTGACGGTCCCTCCCTCTACGATTCCCAGGTCTCCAGTCAGAATCGCCGACACCGATCCGACGTTGGCCAGATCGAAGAAGCGTAGCAGGCCCGGGATACCATCCGGGACGCGGGTGAGGCTGGTTGGATCGACGGCCGCCACTGCGAGCCACGGCGGCCCCAGCTTGCCACGTTCCGCGGACGAGGCGCCGCCGCTCGGGTTGCGCGATTCGCGGGAATTGAACGGCGTTGCGTCGTACATCTGGGAGCACATCTCGGTCATACCGTACTCGTTGATCACGAGCGCCGGGGCGAGTCCCAGCAAGTCTTCCGAGTGGACGATGACCTCGTGCGGTCGAATCGGCACGCGTTGGCCCTTGGCGCCGCCAGTGTCCATCAGGCGCGACCCGCGTGCGAGCGAATACCTGGAATGCCGCGTCCGCAACTCTTCGAACAGCGCGCCCAGCGCCGCCGTCGTCGCCATCACACAGACCGGTTCACCGGCGAGCTCGGCCGAATCGAGAAACTCCAGGGCAGGCGCAATTTCGACCCCCTTGCGGCCGGCCGTGCAGAGCGCCGGACCAACGCCGAACTCCTCGATCATCCAGCTAATCATTTGCCCGAGCGACGACTCGGGCATCCGGTCGGCGGTCGGATGGAGGCTGAGCATCCGCATCCGGACGCCGTCGGGGAAAAGCATTTTCCTCAGGTGGCCCAGCGCCGACGCGCGATAAATATCGATACGGGGCACCCGATGGCGGCCGCGCTCGTCGCGCCCGGCGGTTGTGCCGCTGGTCATAAAGACGCGCTCGCCGGCTTGGTCAGGTGCTGTAACCGCGTCCGTCAGTTCGGCGTACTTGAACCCGGCAGTGCTTAGAGAGGGAACCTGGTCCACTGATCGAACCCCGTCCGGGCGCACTCCGATGCTCAGGCAATATTGGCGATACGGCGCAACGGTATCGAACTGATGGCGAAAGACGTTTAGCGCAAGCGCATCGAAGCGCGCCTGCTCGGGTGTGTGGATAAAGTCGAGGACCTGGTCGTAAATGGTCATGGTGGGGTCGCGTCGCGGGCTCTATGGGAGTGACAAAACACCTGCAACAAAACGCGTGCAAATCATGGCATCCCGGTGCATCGCTATTCAATCCCGCCCGCTGATCTGCTAGGTAATTGGCGGGGTTGTGTGGTTGTGGTGGGGTGCCTTTGCCGGATTACGGGACATAGATGAAAAAATTTATCGCGGGTGTGGTGGTCGGCTTTGGGCTGAGTTGTGCGGTGGTCTTTGCCGCTCCTAATTTCGATCACAACGGTTCCTACTGGAATCAGCTGAACGCGTCGGCCAAGAGCGGTTACGTCAACGGCTACAGCGACGCGATGCAGGTCAGCGTCGGCAAACTCAACGTGCTGACGACTGCCGCCAATCTCTTCCATTGGAAGGGCGCCGACCGAATTATCCGTCAATTGTCGCATGAACTGGCGATGTTGGAGTTGAAGCCCGAAGATGCTGT
The sequence above is drawn from the Candidatus Binataceae bacterium genome and encodes:
- a CDS encoding acyl-CoA reductase, producing the protein MNRALKTTGSPHQLADPCPIEEQELAAATSDKTHKSPAEIALSASRVRSAASCSSAHVAAALASTVERWRNPAYPHRCEAVSQLAAATGITSPSLEESLDALFAPATRDSLASLAPRLPRTDRLLGFIMAGNVPGAGIHEICAALLAGAGLLIKTASTEPSFFPSFIRTLAEVDAAVAARVTVMNFSRDDESAMRELWRCSDGGVVAY